The following are encoded in a window of Caldicellulosiruptor danielii genomic DNA:
- a CDS encoding ComEC/Rec2 family competence protein codes for MSRRNILSICLLIIIAFIFSLFSFAFASTQKNLTVSFIDVGQGDSILIQTPQGKNILVDSGPNTAENTVLNFLKSRNIKKLDVIVATHPHEDHIGNMDVVIKNFNVGKVYAANATTNTKAFESFLLAVKEKGLKITVPDTGQNISPDSKVKITVLSPSKKDRYDDLNDYSIVLKVEYGKTSFLLMGDATANIEEKLLHDSKLRQFLKADVLKVGHHGSKYSSTSTFLSTVKPKYAIISVGKDNPYGHPAAITISKLKSERAEILRTDQQGTITVTSDGQTIKIDKKTSAIKPQAPPSSSTNQYAYIGNSNTKKFHYSWCT; via the coding sequence ATGAGCAGAAGGAACATCCTTTCTATTTGTTTGTTAATTATAATAGCTTTTATATTTTCACTGTTTTCTTTTGCATTTGCGTCAACCCAGAAGAACTTGACAGTTAGTTTCATTGATGTTGGACAGGGTGATAGCATTTTAATCCAAACACCACAGGGGAAAAACATCTTGGTCGATAGCGGTCCAAATACAGCAGAGAATACAGTGCTAAACTTTCTAAAGAGTAGGAACATCAAGAAACTAGACGTGATAGTAGCAACACACCCACACGAAGACCATATCGGCAATATGGATGTTGTTATTAAGAACTTCAACGTTGGCAAGGTATATGCAGCGAATGCAACAACAAACACAAAAGCATTTGAAAGTTTCCTGCTGGCAGTCAAAGAAAAAGGGCTCAAGATAACAGTTCCTGACACTGGGCAAAACATTTCACCTGATAGCAAAGTAAAAATAACAGTTCTCAGTCCAAGCAAAAAGGACAGATATGATGACCTAAACGACTATTCAATTGTTCTGAAAGTAGAATATGGCAAGACAAGTTTTTTGCTTATGGGCGACGCAACAGCAAACATAGAAGAGAAACTTTTGCACGATAGCAAGTTGAGACAATTTTTGAAGGCAGACGTTTTGAAGGTAGGTCATCATGGTTCAAAATATTCATCTACATCGACATTTTTAAGCACAGTCAAACCCAAGTACGCTATTATTAGTGTTGGCAAAGACAACCCATACGGACACCCGGCAGCGATAACAATTTCAAAGTTGAAAAGCGAAAGGGCTGAAATACTCAGAACAGACCAACAGGGGACAATAACAGTAACAAGCGATGGACAAACAATCAAGATAGACAAGAAGACATCGGCAATCAAGCCACAGGCACCACCCAGTAGTTCTACAAACCAATATGCGTACATCGGTAATTCAAATACAAAGAAGTTTCATTATTCCTGGTGTACATGA
- a CDS encoding Ada metal-binding domain-containing protein, whose product MYFKTRQEAINAGYVPCKVCKP is encoded by the coding sequence GTGTACTTCAAAACGAGACAGGAAGCAATAAATGCAGGGTATGTGCCATGCAAAGTGTGCAAACCGTAG
- a CDS encoding RNA-guided endonuclease InsQ/TnpB family protein gives MYKTQKNHIRSDKKTYRLLRKLCHFSKNLYNFALYHIRQHYFQTHEYLQYESIYHIAKGNENYRLLPSQVAQQTLISVDETFKSFLSLLKAKKEGKVKEKVSMPKYLPKEGMYQIVFPKDQFKIEDRKVRLSLGRSFSKEFGVRYLYFELPKNIAGKKIKEVRIIPRYHGKWFEIEYVYEEKEQDYNLDKNRYLAIDLGLNNFAAVVDTIGTAFLIEGRFLKSVNRWYNKERSKLQSIYSKQGIKYGSKLAQISLKRQHIVDNFLNQAVNVVIKHCLESKIGVVVVGEMKEIKQGIELGKVNNQNFVGIPYKKFKRKLEAKCRLYGIEYAEVEESYTSQRCSRCGTVDRSNRKHRGLYVCKKCGCVLNADINGAINILAKVAGESVAKQITSSGCVNHPVRIRVA, from the coding sequence ACAGACTTTTGCGAAAACTCTGTCACTTTTCCAAAAACCTGTATAACTTCGCTTTGTATCATATAAGACAGCACTATTTTCAAACCCATGAATACTTGCAATATGAAAGTATATATCACATTGCAAAAGGCAACGAAAACTACAGACTTTTGCCATCACAGGTTGCACAGCAAACACTCATTTCTGTGGATGAAACTTTCAAATCTTTTTTGAGTCTATTGAAAGCCAAAAAAGAAGGAAAGGTAAAAGAGAAAGTTTCAATGCCCAAATACCTGCCAAAGGAAGGGATGTATCAAATAGTTTTCCCAAAAGACCAGTTCAAGATAGAAGACAGAAAAGTGCGACTAAGTCTTGGCAGAAGCTTTTCAAAAGAGTTTGGGGTAAGATACTTATATTTTGAATTGCCCAAAAATATTGCAGGCAAAAAGATTAAGGAAGTCAGGATAATACCAAGATACCATGGGAAATGGTTTGAGATTGAGTATGTGTATGAGGAAAAAGAGCAAGATTATAATCTTGACAAAAACAGGTATTTGGCAATAGACTTGGGGTTAAACAACTTTGCAGCGGTAGTGGATACCATTGGGACTGCCTTTTTGATAGAAGGCAGGTTTTTAAAATCAGTCAACCGATGGTATAACAAAGAAAGATCAAAACTGCAAAGTATATACTCGAAGCAGGGGATTAAATATGGTTCAAAACTTGCTCAGATTTCCCTTAAAAGACAGCATATAGTTGACAACTTTTTAAATCAGGCTGTAAACGTTGTAATTAAGCACTGTTTGGAAAGTAAAATAGGAGTAGTTGTTGTGGGTGAGATGAAAGAGATAAAGCAGGGTATAGAGCTGGGGAAGGTGAACAATCAAAACTTTGTGGGGATACCGTACAAGAAGTTTAAGAGAAAATTAGAAGCAAAGTGCAGATTATATGGTATAGAGTATGCAGAGGTAGAAGAAAGCTATACATCACAGAGGTGCAGCAGATGTGGGACGGTTGATAGAAGTAACAGAAAGCACAGAGGGCTGTATGTATGCAAAAAATGTGGGTGTGTATTGAATGCAGATATAAATGGAGCGATAAACATACTTGCAAAGGTAGCTGGTGAGTCTGTGGCAAAGCAGATAACCAGTAGTGGGTGTGTGAACCACCCTGTGAGAATAAGGGTAGCATAG
- a CDS encoding DUF4241 domain-containing protein, protein MLVLEKTPYKILKSAVFSKTGWGDGTYEVYGKRNKDGELVALYVYFD, encoded by the coding sequence GTGCTGGTACTTGAGAAGACACCTTATAAGATACTGAAAAGCGCTGTATTTTCTAAAACCGGATGGGGTGATGGGACATACGAAGTATATGGTAAGAGGAATAAGGACGGGGAGTTAGTCGCATTATATGTATATTTCGATTGA
- a CDS encoding transglutaminase domain-containing protein: MRKRIMLLFFLLLFVCQTAIPVFAFDVQFGDTFLNGDDFPEITWVVEHGWMDLKNNRFMTYEYVRKDEFAMILAKVAGRDKNIKIPTKPSFVDVPKTNKYFAYIEAMRDYLPYEQTAKGFRKYNPTMYITKEQAVASVIKALGYKTDLLRKYTKSQLNKLIADSSSVSKEYIPFVAMAVENGLVNVTRVIVKKQTQYYFYPKTYVDRGWLAYLLYMITIPAIENKYELFDYALKTLTTGSKRIDFRYSKLSEKDINGTMEKVDILIYGSRWGLTFGGGRGFESSNGYKAYSMYYGYTGDEEEKQKELEEKIQKILQQTIFPGMTDEEKIKAIHDYIVKNARYDIENYNNGSIPADSYRAYGVLVKGTGVCQGYAEAFNILAQMAGIPSIIISGEATNTMSSGPHAWNMIKVNNEVRYVDVTWDDPVPDGGPNYVRYDYFLLTEEQIAKDHTWDKNKFSPELLDLLQKYMK, encoded by the coding sequence ATGAGAAAAAGAATCATGCTTTTGTTTTTCCTGCTGTTGTTTGTTTGCCAGACAGCAATACCGGTTTTTGCATTTGATGTACAGTTTGGTGATACCTTTCTAAACGGTGATGACTTTCCTGAAATCACCTGGGTAGTGGAACATGGCTGGATGGATTTGAAAAACAATAGGTTTATGACATACGAATATGTTAGAAAAGATGAGTTTGCGATGATATTAGCAAAGGTTGCAGGAAGGGATAAGAACATCAAAATTCCTACCAAACCGTCCTTTGTTGATGTTCCAAAAACTAATAAGTATTTCGCTTACATCGAAGCCATGAGAGATTATCTCCCATATGAGCAAACAGCCAAAGGCTTTAGAAAATACAATCCAACCATGTACATCACAAAAGAACAAGCCGTGGCTTCGGTTATAAAAGCACTGGGATATAAAACAGACTTACTCAGGAAATATACCAAGAGTCAGCTTAACAAATTAATTGCCGATAGTTCCAGCGTATCAAAAGAATATATTCCTTTTGTGGCAATGGCAGTTGAAAACGGATTGGTCAACGTAACCAGAGTGATTGTTAAAAAACAGACTCAGTATTACTTTTATCCCAAAACTTATGTTGATAGAGGGTGGCTTGCCTACTTGCTTTATATGATAACGATACCAGCAATCGAAAATAAGTACGAATTATTTGACTATGCTCTGAAGACTCTGACAACAGGCAGTAAGCGTATAGATTTCAGATATTCTAAATTGAGCGAAAAGGATATAAACGGAACTATGGAAAAGGTAGACATATTAATTTATGGCAGTCGCTGGGGTTTAACGTTTGGTGGTGGCAGAGGTTTTGAAAGTTCTAATGGTTATAAGGCTTACAGTATGTACTATGGGTACACCGGTGATGAAGAAGAAAAACAGAAAGAATTAGAAGAAAAAATCCAGAAAATATTGCAACAAACAATTTTTCCCGGAATGACTGATGAGGAAAAAATCAAAGCAATACATGACTATATTGTCAAAAATGCTCGATATGATATAGAAAACTACAATAACGGTAGTATTCCTGCTGATTCTTACAGGGCATATGGTGTTTTAGTCAAAGGTACAGGTGTTTGTCAGGGATATGCAGAAGCTTTTAATATACTAGCCCAGATGGCAGGAATACCTTCAATAATTATCAGTGGGGAAGCAACAAATACCATGTCTTCTGGTCCGCACGCATGGAACATGATCAAGGTAAACAATGAGGTCAGGTACGTAGATGTGACATGGGATGACCCGGTACCTGATGGGGGACCCAACTATGTAAGGTATGACTACTTTTTGTTGACCGAAGAACAAATAGCTAAAGACCATACATGGGATAAAAACAAGTTCAGCCCTGAACTCTTAGATTTGCTGCAAAAGTATATGAAGTAG